Proteins encoded by one window of Nicotiana tabacum cultivar K326 chromosome 10, ASM71507v2, whole genome shotgun sequence:
- the LOC107797767 gene encoding wall-associated receptor kinase 2 yields the protein MQHNQVALLSFQLPNFFFFLLILTLATAQFTTPNTPSPPPPTTSPTTSPPTNTTSPPTNTTTPTTTITKAANITKPGCPKQCGNLTVPYPFGIGLGSGCALDASFEINCVTNATGSQTPFIYNIKVYDISDAEMRISNSINRKCFSSTGVLLQDDLAWMGLGRSSPYSFSSLNRFTVVGCDDGGIINGRNFANGCPALCSSSSEVVEGKCMGFGCCQISIPKGLKYFNTSMISTKNHSGSWSFNPCGYAFLGEASRFEFRGVQDLTDVNFAKKIMDNVPIVLDWAIGNLTCVEAQKRDDYACLENSMCVDSDTGVGGYRCNCNSGYEGNPYIGFGCQDIDECADPNANSCEKICINTPGSYNCSCPEGYTGDGKKNGRGCIAPSSNSEFPWIKFSVGMGVGFMSLVVGTTWLYFSIKKRNLIKLREKFFQQNGGLLLKQRISSDEGGVEAAKIFTAEELKKATNNYANDRILGRGGNGIVYKGILPDNHIVAIKKSKFVDEDQVEQFINEVLILTQVNHRNVVRLFGCCLEAEVPLLVYEYVSHGTLYEHIHNQNGVPWLSWQNRLRVATETASALAYLHSSAAMPIIHRDVKSANLLLDDVYTAKVADFGASRLIPLDQTHLATLVQGTLGYLDPEYFRTSQLTEKSDVYSFGVVLAELLTGMKPISRDRNGEDKNLAEYFVLSMRKNQLFQILDRRVVREGSLEQLQKVAELVKSCLQLHGENRPTMKEVAMELESLRKFTKNNPWPNGHGHEENEDEVSDLYTIPIDSNTGINNFSGQYSSNSNTNSSNFSGQYSSDSSSLIYSTPNTNSPLIQNRRAI from the exons ATGCAGCATAATCAAGTTGCTCTGCTTTCTTTCCAACTccccaatttctttttctttttgctaaTCTTGACATTAGCCACCGCCCAATTTACCACCCCTAACAccccttctcctcctcctcccaCCACCAGTCCCACCACTTCTCCACCCACCAACACCACTTCGCCGCCAACCAACACCACCACTCCGACCACCACCATAACCAAAGCTGCTAACATCACAAAACCAGGATGTCCGAAACAGTGTGGAAATCTTACAGTTCCATATCCATTTGGAATTGGTTTAGGATCTGGTTGTGCATTAGACGCAAGTTTCGAGATCAACTGTGTCACTAACGCAACAGGTTCTCAAACACCCTTCatatataacatcaaagtctacgaCATCTCAGATGCTGAAATGCGAATATCAAATAGCATAAATAGGAAGTGTTTCTCATCAACAGGAGTTTTGCTTCAAGATGATCTTGCTTGGATGGGTTTAGGAAGATCAAGTCCTTACAGTTTCTCTTCCCTCAACAG ATTCACTGTGGTTGGTTGTGATGATGGTGGTATCATAAATGGACGTAACTTCGCGAATGGTTGCCCCGCTCTCTGTAGTAGCTCAAGTGAAGTAGTTGAAGGAAAATGTATGGGTTTTGGTTGCTGCCAAATATCAATACCAAAAGGCTTGAAATATTTCAATACATCTATGATAAGCACGAAAAATCATAGCGGATCGTGGTCGTTTAATCCATGTGGCTATGCATTTCTTGGTGAGGCGAGCCGCTTCGAATTCAGGGGTGTACAGGATCTCACTGATGTTAATTTTGCGAAGAAGATTATGGATAATGTTCCCATTGTGTTAGATTGGGCTATTGGAAATCTTACTTGTGTTGAAGCACAGAAACGCGACGATTATGCTTGCCTGGAGAATAGCATGTGTGTTGATTCCGACACCGGTGTTGGTGGTTATAGGTGCAACTGTAACTCGGGATATGAAGGCAATCCATATATTGGCTTTGGCTGCCAAG ATATTGATGAATGTGCAGATCCAAATGCTAATTCTTGTGAAAAAATCTGCATAAACACGCCGGGGAGTTACAATTGTTCTTGTCCAGAAGGATACACCGGTGATGGCAAAAAAAATGGTCGTGGCTGTATTGCGCCAAGCTCAAACTCTGAATTCCCATGGATTAAGTTTTCTGTAG GTATGGGAGTAGGTTTTATGTCCCTAGTGGTTGGGACAACTTGGCTCTATTTCAGCATCAAGAAAAGAAACCTCATTAAACTTCGGGAAAAATTCTTCCAGCAAAATGGTGGTTTGCTCTTGAAACAACGGATCTCTTCCGACGAGGGAGGTGTGGAAGCAGCCAAAATTTTCACCGCTGAAGAGTTGAAGAAGGCTACAAACAACTATGCCAATGATAGAATTCTTGGTCGCGGTGGAAATGGAATTGTCTATAAAGGTATTTTACCTGATAATCACATAGTTGCGATTAAAAAATCTAAGTTTGTGGACGAGGATCAAGTTGAACAGTTCATCAATGAGGTACTTATTCTTACCCAAGTCAATCACAGAAATGTTGTGAGACTCTTTGGATGTTGTTTGGAAGCTGAAGTTCCTTTACTGGTCTATGAATACGTTTCTCATGGAACTCTTTATGAGCATATCCACAATCAAAATGGAGTGCCTTGGTTATCTTGGCAAAATCGGCTAAGAGTTGCTACTGAGACAGCAAGTGCACTTGCATATCTTCATTCATCCGCGGCAATGCCTATAATTCACAGAGATGTCAAGTCTGCCAACTTATTATTGGATGATGTTTACACTGCAAAAGTGGCAGATTTTGGAGCTTCCAGATTAATCCCTCTTGATCAAACACATCTCGCTACATTGGTTCAAGGGACATTAGGGTACTTGGATCCTGAATATTTTCGCACAAGTCAACTGACTGAGAAAAGTGATGTTTATAGTTTCGGAGTAGTCCTTGCAGAACTTTTGACAGGAATGAAACCTATTTCGAGGGACAGAAATGGCGAGGACAAAAATTTGGCGGAGTATTTTGTTTTGTCCATGAGAAAGAATCAATTGTTTCAAATTCTTGATCGCAGAGTAGTAAGGGAAGGGAGCCTCGAGCAACTTCAAAAGGTGGCTGAGCTTGTGAAGAGTTGCCTTCAACTGCACGGAGAAAATAGGCCTACGATGAAAGAAGTAGCAATGGAACTTGAAAGTTTAAGAAAGTTCACCAAAAATAACCCTTGGCCTAACGGACATGGACATGAAGAGAATGAAGATGAAGTATCAGATCTTTATACAATTCCAATTGATTCTAATACAGGTATCAACAATTTCTCTGGACAATATAGTTCCAACTCCAACACAAATAGCAGCAACTTTTCTGGACAATATAGTTCAGATAGTTCTTCATTGATATATAGTACTCCTAATACAAATAGCCCATTGATCCAAAACAGAAGGGCAATATGA